The Chanodichthys erythropterus isolate Z2021 unplaced genomic scaffold, ASM2448905v1 ctg000470_np12, whole genome shotgun sequence genomic sequence tttataacagtctgcaaacgtctgaggactgaggagacaagttactcaagtttaggaataggaatgttgtcccattcttgtctaatacaggcttctagttgctcaactgtcttaggtcttatttgtcgcatcttcctctttatgatgcaccaaatgttttctatgggtgaaagatctggacagcaggctggccatttcagtacccggatcctcctcctacgcagccatgatgttgtaattgatgcagtatgtggtctggcattgtcatgttggaaaatgcaaggtcttccctgaaagagactaCATCtagatgggagcatatgttgttctagaacttggatatacctttcagcattgatggtgcctttccagatgtgtaagctgcccatgccacacgcactcatgcaaccccataccatcagagatgcaggcttctgaactgagcgctgataacaacttgggttgtccttgtcctctttagtccggatgacatggcgtcccagttttccaaaaagaacttcaaattttgattcgtctgaccacagaacagttttccactttgccacagtccattttaaatgagccttggcccagaaaaaaacgcctgcgcttctggatcatgtttagatatggcttcttttttgacctatagagttttagccggcacaGGCGAATGgtacggtggattgtgttcacgacaatgttttctggaagtattactgagcccatgttgtgatttccattacagtagcattcctgtatgtgatgcagtgccgtctaagggcccgaagatcacgggatatggttttctggccttgacccttacgcacagagattgttcctgaatctttggatgatattatgcccTATTATAACTTCAAACTCTGCTATTTTTCTCtgattggtgatcctctgcccattttgacttctgagagacactgccactctgagaggctctttttatacccaatcatgttgccaattgacctaataagttgcaaattggtcctccagatgttccttatatgtatacatttaacttttccggcctcttactgctacctgtcccaaattttttggaatgtgtagctttaaataaatccaaaatgagccaatatttggcatgtcatttcaaaatgtctcaccttcaacatttgatatgttatctatattctattgtgaataaaatataagtttgagatttgtaaattattgcattccttttttattcacaatttgtacactGTCAATGTGTTTCTATCAtcaaacactcagaataaagtgagatgatctGCTAATGGtctgaatgtcttgttgaatgagtgttgatagtctgaggatcatcaatattaacagagaaactgctgaaaacactctttatttcatgtcaatagttcctgttttcacctcatttattatgctgatgtcttcagatctgctgtaaattgacacttaaagctcatttcattttCAACAGACTGAGGGGATTTGTGGACCTCTAacataaacaattatttttgtttttgtactttCAACTGTTTTCTTACAGTTCTTTAAAATGTTGACAGATATCCAGAAACGTAGTAATGGAGAAACAGAATGAAGTTCTGAATTAGCATCAGTTAATTTACGATAGACCAATTTAATTCTTAATGTGCTTAGTTTATGGGTGAAATACAAAAAGTGGATAATatagcataaaaaaataattaattgaaaaaGAATCTGTTACACTAAATGTTGATGTTACATTAAAACTTTTTGTTTtccaaaaagtaatttaaaacaaaattcttCTTCACATTTAGAGAAACAGTTAAACTATGAAATGAtacataatgttaatttttaaaggtaccattgaacgtttttttacaagatgtaatataagtctaaggtgtcccctgaatgtgtctgtgaagtttcagttcaaaatacctatgctaacaaaacatttagaaagacaattcacaaatatcactaaaaatatatcatggatcatgtcagttattattgctccatctgccattttccgctattgttcttgcttgcttacctagtctgatgattcagctgttgagattcgcctgttcttctgaggtcttttaaacaaatgagatttacataagaaggaggaaacaatggagtttgagactcactgtatgtcatttccatgtactaaactATTATTCAACTGTCAAGGTAAATTCGATTTTcagttctatggcacctttaagtgagaTTATTGTAATGGTAATTAATCAATGTTATTggtatttaaaattgtaatggtGCCCATTAGCTGTGCACCTTTTAATACTCAGTTTGAGAAACCTTCATATTGATTGTCAACATCagatcaaactaaatattttacatttgtttcatATCTGGTTCTCAATTTGCAGGAGTGTTTCCAGAATTTAGCCATTTTCAATGTAGTTTTAAACACTGTTATTTTAGGAATAAACTGTAAACACCAAAATTTATGAAGTAAATGAACTTTCCAGAATGCCTGACAGGGTTGTGAGTGTAACTTGAGCAAAATCTTTTCTTACAGTAACTTTGGTAACAGAGTTGATGAATGCTGTcattaatttttataaaaactGAGACTTTCTAGAAAGAGCccagatgatgtcacttcctgggtCTCATAGTTTTAAGAAATCCCTGTTTTGAAAGGAGGAAAATCATGTCAGAAGTAACAGGGTTGAGTGAATCGTGTAGGACActgataataacacatttaaagatGCAGTCAGTCTAGACTTTGAGCATGAGAACTTTCTACAGACAAGTCTGTAGAACTTGATGAcgtgatattttttaaaatataaataacaaaaatgctctaatgttttaaatataaaaaatatctaagacttgattttcctgctaaaacAAAAGCTGAGATCAAACACTTTGCAATAAAACAAGAAAGCACCACTTGGATAGAAAGAGAAAGAGCACAGGACACACCTTGACCAAACTTTTTTCCTTGTTTATCTGTgcgagtctgaatataggcttttagtttaaaagcatgcacatttggagaaatattggattctcatatgtttatgtcaattttctatacagaggagttatatttatttaatattcattgtcatcactatgagcgctggtgtttgcaattcatactgcagccggagggcgctctctgtgcatttttagtccacagattcatctaaaagaagaagaggctattccatgaatggagtttttaattcatactgcagccggagggcgctaaagaaacaaaaagtattttaagtctgttttgctgcaatgtgaaaaaaacctgcaaaacgcgccggcgcgttttcagacctcagagagttaaatgacttttttttctctcatttcaGACCTGATAGAAGAAAGCTATGAGAGTGAAGAACTAAAGACATCTCTAAAGAAAAGAGCCAAGAAATCTttcacctgcactcagtgtggaaagagtttctcaaccAAACAACATCTTAagattcacatgagagttcatacaggagagaagccattcacatGTGAACAGTGCAggaagagtttcagtcaatcaTCAAGCCTTAAAGAACACATgaaagttcacactggagagaaaccacacacatgtgatcagtgtggaaagagtttctcaaccAAACAACATCTTAaggttcacatgagagttcatacaggagagaagccgttcacatgtgatcagtgtgggaagagtttctcaCGATCATCAAGCCTTAAAgaacacatgaaaattcacaccggagagagatcgttcacatgtgatcaatgtgggaagagttaCACACAAAAAGGAAATCTTAAGGATCACATGAGatttcacactggagagaagccgttcacatgtgatcaatgtggggaGAGTTTCAGTCAATCAACAAACCTTAAAAAACACaggaggatccacactggagagaagctacacacatgtgatcaatgtgacaAAACATTTCTAGAGTCATCAACCCTGAAGAGACACCTGACAGTTCATAcaaaggagaagccacattcatgttctgtgtgtggaaagagtttttcacagctgcaatatttaaaagaacatgagaaaatacacactggtgtgagagagtacatgtgctttgagtgtgagaagacttttattacagcaaaccaattaaaactgcaccagagaattcacactggagaaaaaccatacaagtgttcacactgtgacaagagattcagtgattcatcatctctgaaaaaacacgagaggatccacagcagagagaagccgtacacgtgtgatcagtgtggaaagagtttcactattaaaagtaacctgaagatacacatgagaattcacactggagagaaaccttacaagtgttcacactgtgacaacagattcagtcagtcatcaaatctgaaaacacatgagaggatccacactggagaaacatcttacaagtgttcatactgtgacaagagattcagtcgttcatcatctctgaaatcacatgagagggtccacactggagagaagctgcacacgtgtgatcagtgtggaaagagtttcactatTAAAAGACACCTGAAGATACAcgtgagaattcacactggagaaaaaccttacaagtgttcacactgtgacaacagattcagtcagtcatcatctctgaaaacacatgagaggatccacactggagaaaaaccttacaagtgttcacactgtgacaacagattcagtcagtcatcatctctgaaaacacatgagaagatccacactggagaaaaaccttacaagtgttcacactgtgacaacagattcagtcagtcatcatctctaaaaacacatgagaagatccacactggagaaaaaccttacaagtgttcacactgtgacaagagattcaatcaGTTAGCAAATCTGAAACAACACAAGAAGATCtacactggagagaagctgcacacgtgtgatcagtgtggaaaacgtttcactattaaaaatcacctgaagatacacatgagaattcacactggagaaaaaccttacaagtgttcacactgtgacaagagattcagtcagtctTCATCTctaaaaacacatgagaggatccactctggagagaagccacacacgtgtgatcagtgtaAAAAGAGTTTCACTATTAAAAACcacctgaagatacacatgaagatccatgcagtggagaaaccacatcaccaCAGTCTGAAATCATAAGTAGTTCATCTTTGTGCTGAGAAACAACGTCTCTTCTAAGACACACACCAaatctctcctctccacctatAGTTGGCGCTGTTGCACTGTCTGCTGTTGAATTATCCAGGTTGTGGATAAGGAGAGACCCCTGATGTGATTGCGAAGCATTTagggtgtacagtagtacatagtaaagtgctatataaatgcctcattcattcatttattcatagtTATCCATTTCTCAATATGTGCTCTTGTCTGTGTTCTTGTGAAATGTCATCAGTCGCCGTCCAAGTACTGTTCCAGTTCAAAATTCACATCTAGCCAAGTACAGTTCAAATCTCTGGTTGTGTTCTTGATACACCCTTTTTATCACGAATACATAGAGAGGTGACTTGTGCGgacttgagacagccaggtatcccagaatgcattgcgtACTAACCAGCAAGTGTTAGTAGCAGAGGAGAAAACCCAAGTAATTCAAACATACTACTGTTATTATGTCAtgatatgtagttttaagagttttcaGGCAAGagtgtactgttttttttacaaatttgtggtttattgataaaAGTAGAGCCTATttggagttgtgagatccagatGATCACCTGGTGCTCAGCGCTCACGTACCCCGCTGAGAGCATCCTTACCTTGGCtactccttctgatgtttgcCGTTGACTCTGATGTCTCTGTAGTGGTTGAACATAATATAATTAATCTTTTGTATATCTAACGggtgatctttggtctcatAAATCTATAATTTGTTGAACTAAAAGTGAAatatcataactttatatacTTAGGAGTTATAGTTCACTGTTGTAGCCTACCAGAGCGCTGACtttgtatgtttgactgaatcatttgctttattttttattttatcttctTATACTTTTTGCTTATACTTTTGTAATAGCTATTTGGTAATTAATACTGATATCTAACAAAAAGAGTTAGggttgttttatatttgcaGACTATATGCATATATTGCCTGAACCacatatgtttaatatttttaaaatgtaaacaaatataGGAAGAACTGTTGTTTTATAGTTTGTTTGGTTATAAATATACATGCAGTGAAGATTGTAACACTCTGCCTAAATAAGGCAGGCTACACAAATAAAGTTTGTTCTTTTCCCTCCTAAAACTGTTTGAGTGAGGTTATAACAAATAACCACAAATACAAAGAATAAATGCCAACCCAGAGTGTATTATACaagaagaaacagaaaagaaatatagacaaaaatgtgtgtgtgtatagttcGGCCTCACCGGTGAGGCATTTTGAATCTGGAAGCACATTGAGAAACAGCACTGTCCTGTGAAGAAGTCCAAagcaaaaaataacaaaagtgaGTGGGctcaattagccattttctctccccggtgtcatgtgactcgttaatgttacaaggtctcaggtgtgaatggggagcaggttgGTGTTAAAATTTGGTGttatctctctcactctctcatactggtcactggaagttcaacatagtatctcatggcaaagaactctctgaggatctgaaaaaaacaactgttgctctacataaagatggtgCAGGCTATAAGAAgtttgccaagaccctgaaactgagctgcagcacggtggccaagaccatacagcggtttaacaggacaggttccactcacAACAGGCCTCGTCATGGTCGAACAAAGATCACACCCTTAATATAAAATGTGATGCTTCTCCACCCTTCACAATGAAACATTACATCAAGAGAAACTGCTACAATCTTACAATGTGTAATATTCCTGGTTTTCTTGTAACAATTAATTCAGAGTAGTTTAAAGGGGCTTTATATAGGAAATGACACCCAGTGGttga encodes the following:
- the LOC137016389 gene encoding zinc finger protein 845-like; amino-acid sequence: MEFIKDETEDMKIEETFSVKHEDIEEQTDLIEESYESEELKTSLKKRAKKSFTCTQCGKSFSTKQHLKIHMRVHTGEKPFTCEQCRKSFSQSSSLKEHMKVHTGEKPHTCDQCGKSFSTKQHLKVHMRVHTGEKPFTCDQCGKSFSRSSSLKEHMKIHTGERSFTCDQCGKSYTQKGNLKDHMRFHTGEKPFTCDQCGESFSQSTNLKKHRRIHTGEKLHTCDQCDKTFLESSTLKRHLTVHTKEKPHSCSVCGKSFSQLQYLKEHEKIHTGVREYMCFECEKTFITANQLKLHQRIHTGEKPYKCSHCDKRFSDSSSLKKHERIHSREKPYTCDQCGKSFTIKSNLKIHMRIHTGEKPYKCSHCDNRFSQSSNLKTHERIHTGETSYKCSYCDKRFSRSSSLKSHERVHTGEKLHTCDQCGKSFTIKRHLKIHVRIHTGEKPYKCSHCDNRFSQSSSLKTHERIHTGEKPYKCSHCDNRFSQSSSLKTHEKIHTGEKPYKCSHCDNRFSQSSSLKTHEKIHTGEKPYKCSHCDKRFNQLANLKQHKKIYTGEKLHTCDQCGKRFTIKNHLKIHMRIHTGEKPYKCSHCDKRFSQSSSLKTHERIHSGEKPHTCDQCKKSFTIKNHLKIHMKIHAVEKPHHHSLKS